In the genome of Daucus carota subsp. sativus chromosome 9, DH1 v3.0, whole genome shotgun sequence, the window ATGCTCTTAGAGATGATATTAGATACTTTATAATGTTGATAAGTACTATTCTTTAcacttaatataataattttatgatagTACCATATGATTGAGTAAAATATTATCTAGATTTCGAAAAAGACAAGTTGCATAATTTACCTTTCTGCATGTAAGATTTCTTTAAAATTGCATTTGTAGATGCATCATTTACCTTTCTGCTTGAaagatttcattaaaattgtgtATGTTAGAATCTGCAAAGATTTATTGTGATATCTGGATACTGCTCGAAGTTTACAGACTCATATATGCAATAACTTGTGACTGCAAAGTCTGTAAGATGATGTTTCTAATATGTTTTCTTCATTGTCTTAGAGATGCATATGATATGGTATTGCACAACTTTGGCGAGATGCTGTATACAGGGGTAGAGTCCACTATGACTAACCGCCTAAGGGAGATTTCAAAACGTTTAGAAGAGGCCGAAGGTGATTTGTTTCTGGAGGAAGTCTACAGAAATTGGGTTAAGAATAGGACAGTGTTGCTGGTGATCCATGACATTCTGAGGTACATGGACAGGACTTATATTCCAGATAACCATAAAACTCCTGTACGTGAGCTTGGCATGGACCTTTGGAGGGACATCGTTTTACAGTCCCCTAAAATTAAGACCAGGCTTTTGGATACGCCAGGCTTAGTGAATATGCTTATGGATGACAAGCTTGAGGACCTGGGAAGAATGTATAATTTGTTTCGCGGGGTTCCTGATGGTCTTTCAACGATGGAGGCCGTGATGACTTCTCACCTCAGAGAAACCGGTGAACAGCTTGTTACTGATATGGAAAGGTCAAGAAATCCTGTCAAGTTTGTTAAGTTCCTCTTGGATGTCAAGGAGAAATATGATCAAATAATATATCTGGCATTTTGCGATGATAAGACATTTCAAAATGGTTTTGATTCGTCGTTTGAAAGCATCTTTAATCTGAATCCTCACACCGCTAAATTCATCTCTTTGTTTTTGGATTATACATTGAGGAAAGGTCTGAAGGCAGTCAGTGAGGAGAATGTTGAGGCTGCTCTTAACAAGATAGTGGTGCTCCTCCGTTACTTAAAGGAGAAAGATGTTTTTGAGAAATACTATAAGCAACACTTAGCTCAACGGCTGTTGTCAGCAAAAACTGTTTCTTACAATGCTGAGAGAAGTCTGATTGTTATGCTAAAGACTGAATGTGGATATCAGTTCACTTTAAAAGCAGAAAGAATGCTCGCGGACATGATAACCTCTCAAGAACCAATGCTGGGGTTCTATTGGGCCCATGATGCTGAGCTGGTAGACAGCCCTACATTGGTAGTCCAAGTTCTGACCACAGGGTCATGGCCTCCCCAGCCCACTGTCACTTGCAACCTGCCAGCTGAAATGTCAGCTCTCTGTAAGAAGTTCCGCTCTTATTATCTAGGAATTCATGCAGGCCGTAGATTGTCTTGGCAAACTAACATGGGCACAGCTGTCTTGAAGGCAATCTTTGGGAAGGGGCAAGAGCATCAGTTGACTGTATCCACTTATCAGATGTGTGTCCTCATGATGTTCAATAATGCTGATCAGTATAGCTATAGAGAGATCCAGGAGGCTACAGAGATCCCTCCATCAGACTTGAAGAGGAGCCTGCACTCCTTGGCTTGTGTCGAGGGAAAGAATGTACTGAAAAAAGATCCGGAGACCAAGGATGTCAGTGAGGGGGATTTATTTTCCGTgaatgaaaatttcactggcAAAAGTTACAAACTAACTATAAGAACTGTTTCAGCTGAAAAGGAATCTGATCCTAAGAAAGTAGAGATAAGGCAGATAGTGGAGAATAACCGAAAGCATCATATTGATGCTGCAATAGTACGAATAATGAAATCAAGGCGAGTGCTGGATCATACTGATATCATCGCGGAGGTCACAGAGCATCTGCAGCCAAGATTCCTGGCAGACCCTATAGTGATTGGAAGAAGAATTGAGAGTTTGATTGAGCGTGAATATTTGGAAAGGGATGGCACTCAAAGAAACTTGTACCGATATCTTGCCTGAGTCTGCAACTTTAGGATATTACCAGATATCTTGAACTCATCTTTATTTACTGTTGGAGTATAGTACTCTGAATATATTTCCTTTTAAACCATAAATTtgtctttttttgaatatttgcgATCTGTAAAGGATAAATGCTTGCTTATTCGGTATTCTGAGCCTTATTCTGTAGTGAAATCTCTTATAGCTACATTTCTTGTTACTATTTCTTGAAGTTCTTGCGAAATGAGATGAAACTAATATTGTGCAAGCCACAAATGAGATATCGGAGGAAATTAAACAGAATGCATCTTATAAACAAAGATGCTGGCTATTTAATTCCCTGCGATTCTCACATAGGGCAATACACAGTAGAATCAAGGAGATGTGCGGTGAAGAGGAGTTTTAATGAACGCGGAGAGAAGTGAAAGCCACAGGTAAGATATTAGAGGAAACTAAACATAAAGTGTAATCAAACAACAATGCTGCATGTTTAGTTCCCTCTAATCCTCACTTAAGACTTTACAATGCAAGAGATTTTTCATATGGCTTTGTGTTGAGCAGGTATGTTTCTATATATAGACAACTCAGAACTGATAGCTCCATGGCTCATGCATTTTGCCTGGGTAACTAAACAGTACACTCTTCTGTCTTGACCAACATACACTTGTTTTGCTGTAAGGCTTGAATACTTTTTGCAGAGTTGAAAATGTACAATATGGAACAAAAGTGATGGTAGGTTGAGGCCCTCAGGTCTCATGAGATCTCCTTATATTTGGTCTTGTTGAAATAACCCCGTTTAGATGTGAAATGCTAGAGACGCCAAAATGATTCATGAATgtttgaaaatgaaattatgtatgaaaatgaaatttggtgcttagcatgAAAATACTAGAGTCTAATATGAATCAAACTATTGTTAGTAGATTCTTTTCGGACTGAATACGTGGATTTTTGTTaatgtcaaaatatttatatagccACGTAGATTTTattcatttctttttctgaaaaagtGGATCTATCTTTTATGGTGAACCAGATATCATTACAGGATCTTTTATGGTGAACCTGATATCATTACAGGAAAATCTCAGGGACCTCAAATTGAttccagaaaaaaaaattgcaaaagacATTGTCGGTTACGAAGATAATAAATGAGATTGACCTCCTTCACATCAACCACACCAATTAATATCTTCCATTTTACCCGCGAATGATAATAGAAATAGCGTATATTCTCCGCCACATCATTCATGAACCTTTTATAATACCCAATTCAGATACCTAGCACTTCTCTTAATATTCAAAAATCCAAAAGATTCAATTTTTCCAGATTAATTACAAAATCAAGTGAGGCACCTATTTAAGTTGAGTATGTGCTAATAGCCTGGAGTAAATTCAAAGGGTTCTTGAATTCACTTCTCTGCAACTCAAAAGATTTTAAAGAAAGGTGCAGTCTTTCACTAATTCACCTTTAGAAAAGCTAGCCCTGATTAGTGTTTTTCTCAATTACAATGTTATTAACATTTTTCTGCTGATCATTTCCTTCATTGTtgtggatgaatatccagcggccaggattataacctacgtccagcgcttttttagcgctggacgaggtccgtccagcgcttttttaccGCCCGTCCAGCCGTAAAAACGCGCTGGACATATTAAACTTTTGTTTTAATCCCGGCCGCTGGATATGTATCCAACGGCCAGGAAACTAATTGTTGGTTAACAGCTCCCTGGCATACGTATGCCAGGAAACTGATTGTTGGTTAACAGCTCCCTGGCATACGTATGCCAGGGACCTGGACCCTTGTATCAGTtcacttttttttcttcaaacaaTTTTGTACTGTATGATTGTGTTGTGTCTGAATTTCACTAAATAAATAGGTGTATATGTTAATGTCTGTATATCTGTTCATTGCTGAACAGTTTTGTACTGTATGATTGTGCTGATCAAGTCTGCAGATccataaaattgatttttatacAATTTAAGATCAAGCATTTAAAGAACCACCTACAGGAAAATCATGTTATAACTACCGGCCCTTATGATTTGGAAATTGTTTCTCGCGATACTACTTTTAAGCTAATGTTATTATTTGGCTTTAATATACATTTCGAGATGTGGACAATAACATAGTTCTATTATTAATATAGTCAATTGAATTTGATGCggattttttaatttgtatatgtCATAATGAAAGAGGAATCGGGCTAGGGTAAAATATATAGCAATGTGCATTTAAAAATACGCATTTTGagaaatgtaaaaataaccTGTTATATTAATTCCCAACTCAGACCTCTCCCTCTCTTTGTTCAACTAGAAGGTAACAGGAAATTTTGTTTCTGGATTTAGAGAAAGACCACTTGCATCATTTACCGTTCTGTTTGTTAGATTTCAttaagattgagtttttttggAATTTGCAAAGGTTTTGCTGGTACTGGTTCTGTTAGAAGCTTACAGACTCAAAGACTGGTATATAAGGTAGTTAACAATAACTTTGTCCTGTAAGAGGATGTTTCTGATATGTTGTTACTTGTTTTCGTTGTCTTAGAAATGCTTATGATATGGTATTGCACAACTATGGCGAGAGGCTGAATACAGGGCTAGAGTTAACTATGACTACCACCTAGAAGAGATTTTAACACGTGGAGAAGGGCCTAAGGTGATTTGTTTCTGATTGAATCGACAGAAAATGAGCTGATCATAACAAGGCATTGCTGATGATCCATGACAGGCTTAGTTCTGGTGTTCTCAATTAAGCTTGCTAAAAACCGGTCTTGTATACAGTATTTATGGTTTGTTCCAGCGAGTGTTGCTGCAAAAGCaaataaatcagaaaaacaAGCAAGCAGACAACGAAAATTTAAGCATTTCTTGTTACTAATTCACAAAATGACATATAACTAAAACTGTGGAAGCCACAGATGAGATATCGGAGGAAATTAAACAGAATGCATCTTATAAACAAAAATGCTAGCTGTTTAATTCCATCCGATCCTCACATAAGGCAATTCACGGTTGAATCATAGAGATGTGCGGTGGGGAGGAGTTCTTATGGTTACCAAAGAGAAGTGAAAGCCGCAAATGAGATATTAGAGTAAACTAAAGACAAAGCGGATGGATTAAACAACAATGCAGCTGTGTTTAGTTCCCTCTAATACTCAATTACGACTTTTCGCTACAAGCTATATATCAGATGGCTTTGAGTTGAGCAGGTATGTTACTATATATAGAGAGAACTTAACACTGAAAGCTTCATGGCTCATGCATTTTGGCTGGATAGCTAGTACTAACTAGTACTAACTACTAACAGTACAGTACTCTTGATCAGTCTTCACCAGCATACTTATTTTGCTGTAAGGCTTGAATGATTTTTA includes:
- the LOC135149712 gene encoding cullin-3B-like → MDNNQKEQNFKRRKVVDAKYAEKIWKKLEHAINEIYNHNGRLLSYHELQRDAYDMVLHNFGEMLYTGVESTMTNRLREISKRLEEAEGDLFLEEVYRNWVKNRTVLLVIHDILRYMDRTYIPDNHKTPVRELGMDLWRDIVLQSPKIKTRLLDTPGLVNMLMDDKLEDLGRMYNLFRGVPDGLSTMEAVMTSHLRETGEQLVTDMERSRNPVKFVKFLLDVKEKYDQIIYLAFCDDKTFQNGFDSSFESIFNLNPHTAKFISLFLDYTLRKGLKAVSEENVEAALNKIVVLLRYLKEKDVFEKYYKQHLAQRLLSAKTVSYNAERSLIVMLKTECGYQFTLKAERMLADMITSQEPMLGFYWAHDAELVDSPTLVVQVLTTGSWPPQPTVTCNLPAEMSALCKKFRSYYLGIHAGRRLSWQTNMGTAVLKAIFGKGQEHQLTVSTYQMCVLMMFNNADQYSYREIQEATEIPPSDLKRSLHSLACVEGKNVLKKDPETKDVSEGDLFSVNENFTGKSYKLTIRTVSAEKESDPKKVEIRQIVENNRKHHIDAAIVRIMKSRRVLDHTDIIAEVTEHLQPRFLADPIVIGRRIESLIEREYLERDGTQRNLYRYLA